A genomic window from Pygocentrus nattereri isolate fPygNat1 chromosome 22, fPygNat1.pri, whole genome shotgun sequence includes:
- the LOC108434340 gene encoding oxysterol-binding protein 1 isoform X1, whose product MSEPKAPTPTPGDTYKGWLFKWTNYIKGYQRRWFVLSNGLLSYYRTQAEMGHTCRGTINLATANIAVEDSCNFVISNGGAQTYHLKASSEVERQRWITALELAKAKAVRMQAESDDSGDECSTSPPSGGQGIGARNSEVQSTLRTLGSKVEDLSTCNDLIAKHGSALQRSLSELEGVKLGGDTSDKIRQVTERATLFRITSNAMINACRDFLALAQAHSKRWQKALQAEREQRVRLEETLEQLAKQHNHLERAFRGATVLPASQSNPTADSKGSGPGKGDASDDDENEFFDACEDVQEFITIPADPKYHRRSGSNVSGISSEIGMDDGTTSLDEQSLASNPESPQSQEVEPVRKRRTRIPDKPNYSLNLWSIMKNCIGKELSKIPMPVNFNEPISMLQRLSEDLEYSELLDRAAKCQSSLEQMCYVAAFTVSSYSTTVHRTGKPFNPLLGETFELDRLQESGYRSLCEQVSHHPPAAAHHVISERGWTLRQEITVASKFRGKYLSIMPLGTIHCIFEKSNNHYTWKKVTTTVHNIIVGKLWIDQSGEIDVINHRTGDRCHLKFAPYSYFSRDVARKVTGVVTDKDGKAHYVLSGTWDEKMECSRVMQSSRGGENGMEGRQKTVYQTLKARELWRKTPLPESAETMYYFSSLALTLNEHEEGVAPTDSRRRPDQRLMEQGMWDEANAEKQRLEEKQRSVRREREREAARLASTAEEAVIEDSITDSPLKSVPQDNYKALWFEHHEDPVTGEPTHIYKGGYWETKEQGNWDICPDIF is encoded by the exons ATGTCGGAGCCCAAGGCGCCCACTCCGACACCGGGGGACACGTACAAAGGCTGGCTCTTCAAGTGGACGAACTACATCAAAGGATACCAAAGACGATGGTTCGTCTTGAGCAACGGTTTACTGTCTTACTACAG GACCCAGGCAGAGATGGGCCACACGTGTCGGGGCACAATAAACCTGGCAACGGCCAACATCGCTGTGGAGGACTCGTGCAACTTTGTCATCTCCAATGGTGGTGCCCAGACATACCACCTGAAGGCCAGCTCAGAGGTGGAGCGCCAGCGCTGGATCACGGCTCTGGAGCTGGCCAAGGCAAAGGCTGTGCGCATGCAGGCTGAGTCAG aTGATTCTGGGGATGAGTGCTCCACCTCCCCACCCTCGGGGGGACAGGGTATAGGGGCACGAAACTCAGAGGTACAGTCCACTCTCCGAACCCTGGGCAGCAAGGTGGAGGACTTGAGCACCTGCAACGACCTCATTGCTAAACACGGTTCAGCACTTCAGAG GTCCTTGTCTGAGCTGGAGGGCGTTAAGCTGGGCGGGGACACAAGCGATAAGATTCGTCAGGTTACAGAAAGAGCCACGCTGTTCCGCATCACCTCCAATGCCATGATCAAT GCCTGCCGGGACTTCCTGGCCTTGGCACAGGCTCACAGCAAGCGCTGGCAGAAGGCTTTACAGGCCGAGAGAGAGCAAAGGGTTCGTTTGGAGGAGACATTGGAGCAGCTCGCCAAGCAGCACAACCACCTAGAGAGAGCTTTCAGAGGAGCCACTGTGCTGCCTGCATCCCAGAGCAATCCCACTGCAGACAGCAAAG GTTCGGGTCCTGGAAAAGGCGACGCCAGCGATGATGATGAGAATGAGTTTTTCGATGCATGCGAAGATGTGCAAGAGTTTATCACCATTCCAGCTGACCCCAAATACCACAG GAGGTCCGGCAGCAACGTCAGTGGAATCAGCAGCGAAATAGGAATGGACGATGGGACGACATCG CTGGACGAGCAGTCTTTGGCATCCAATCCGGAGTCTCCTCAATCACAGGAGGTGGAGCCTGTGAGGAAGAGACGAACTCGAATCCCAGACAAACCCAACTACTCGCTCAATCTCTGGAGCATTATGAAGAACTGTATTGGGAAAGAGCTCTCCAAAATCCCAATGCCT GTGAACTTCAACGAGCCCATTTCTATGCTGCAGCGTCTGTCGGAAGACCTGGAATACTCAGAGCTACTCGACCGTGCCGCCAAGTGCCAGAGCTCCCTGGAGCAGATGTGCTACGTGGCTGCATTCACTGTCTCCTCCTACTCTACCACGGTGCACCGCACAGGCAAGCCCTTCAACCCGCTGCTGGGAGAGACCTTTGAGCTGGACCGCCTACAGGAGAGCGGTTACAGGTCTCTCTGTGAACAG GTTAGTCATCATCCTCCAGCAGCAGCGCATCATGTCATCTCTGAGCGAGGCTGGACCCTGAGGCAGGAGATCACTGTGGCTAGCAAGTTCCGGGGCAAATACCTCTCAATCATGCCccttg GGACTATTCATTGTATATTTGAGAAGAGTAACAATCACTATACCTGGAAGAAAGTGACCAccacagtgcataatatcattgTAGGGAAGCTATGGATAGACCAG TCTGGGGAGATAGATGTGATAAACCATAGAACAGGTGATcgctgccaccttaaatttgcTCCATACAGTTACTTCTCCAGAGATGTGGCCAGAAAG GTGACTGGAGTGGTGACGGATAAGGATGGGAAGGCTCACTATGTGCTGTCAGGAACATGGGATGAAAAGATGGAGTGTTCGCGTGTGATGCAGAgcagcagaggaggagagaacGGCATGGAGGGACGTCAGAAAACGGTCTACCAGACGCTCAAAGCCCGTGAGCTGTGGAGGAAAACGCCACTGCC GGAGAGTGCTGAGACCATGTACTATTTCTCATCCCTGGCACTGACCCTGAATGAGCACGAGGAGGGCGTAGCACCCACAGACAGCCGGCGGCGGCCAGACCAGCGGCTGATGGAGCAAGGAATGTGGGACGAAGCCAATGCTGAGAAGCAGCGACTGGAGGAGAAGCAGCGTAGCGTgcgcagggagagagagagggaggctgcCCGACTGGCCAGCACTGCTGAAGAGG CTGTCATTGAGGACTCCATAACTGACTCGCCTCTAAAAA GTGTTCCCCAGGACAACTATAAGGCCTTGTGGTttgagcatcatgaagacccaGTAACTGGAGAGCCCACACACATCTATAAAGGGGGATATTGGGAGACCAAGGAGCAAGGCAACTGGGACATCTGCCCTGACATCTTCTGA
- the LOC108434340 gene encoding oxysterol-binding protein 1 isoform X5 translates to MSEPKAPTPTPGDTYKGWLFKWTNYIKGYQRRWFVLSNGLLSYYRTQAEMGHTCRGTINLATANIAVEDSCNFVISNGGAQTYHLKASSEVERQRWITALELAKAKAVRMQAESDDSGDECSTSPPSGGQGIGARNSEVQSTLRTLGSKVEDLSTCNDLIAKHGSALQRSLSELEGVKLGGDTSDKIRQVTERATLFRITSNAMINACRDFLALAQAHSKRWQKALQAEREQRVRLEETLEQLAKQHNHLERAFRGATVLPASQSNPTADSKGSGPGKGDASDDDENEFFDACEDVQEFITIPADPKYHRSGSNVSGISSEIGMDDGTTSLDEQSLASNPESPQSQEVEPVRKRRTRIPDKPNYSLNLWSIMKNCIGKELSKIPMPVNFNEPISMLQRLSEDLEYSELLDRAAKCQSSLEQMCYVAAFTVSSYSTTVHRTGKPFNPLLGETFELDRLQESGYRSLCEQVSHHPPAAAHHVISERGWTLRQEITVASKFRGKYLSIMPLGTIHCIFEKSNNHYTWKKVTTTVHNIIVGKLWIDQSGEIDVINHRTGDRCHLKFAPYSYFSRDVARKVTGVVTDKDGKAHYVLSGTWDEKMECSRVMQSSRGGENGMEGRQKTVYQTLKARELWRKTPLPESAETMYYFSSLALTLNEHEEGVAPTDSRRRPDQRLMEQGMWDEANAEKQRLEEKQRSVRREREREAARLASTAEEGVPQDNYKALWFEHHEDPVTGEPTHIYKGGYWETKEQGNWDICPDIF, encoded by the exons ATGTCGGAGCCCAAGGCGCCCACTCCGACACCGGGGGACACGTACAAAGGCTGGCTCTTCAAGTGGACGAACTACATCAAAGGATACCAAAGACGATGGTTCGTCTTGAGCAACGGTTTACTGTCTTACTACAG GACCCAGGCAGAGATGGGCCACACGTGTCGGGGCACAATAAACCTGGCAACGGCCAACATCGCTGTGGAGGACTCGTGCAACTTTGTCATCTCCAATGGTGGTGCCCAGACATACCACCTGAAGGCCAGCTCAGAGGTGGAGCGCCAGCGCTGGATCACGGCTCTGGAGCTGGCCAAGGCAAAGGCTGTGCGCATGCAGGCTGAGTCAG aTGATTCTGGGGATGAGTGCTCCACCTCCCCACCCTCGGGGGGACAGGGTATAGGGGCACGAAACTCAGAGGTACAGTCCACTCTCCGAACCCTGGGCAGCAAGGTGGAGGACTTGAGCACCTGCAACGACCTCATTGCTAAACACGGTTCAGCACTTCAGAG GTCCTTGTCTGAGCTGGAGGGCGTTAAGCTGGGCGGGGACACAAGCGATAAGATTCGTCAGGTTACAGAAAGAGCCACGCTGTTCCGCATCACCTCCAATGCCATGATCAAT GCCTGCCGGGACTTCCTGGCCTTGGCACAGGCTCACAGCAAGCGCTGGCAGAAGGCTTTACAGGCCGAGAGAGAGCAAAGGGTTCGTTTGGAGGAGACATTGGAGCAGCTCGCCAAGCAGCACAACCACCTAGAGAGAGCTTTCAGAGGAGCCACTGTGCTGCCTGCATCCCAGAGCAATCCCACTGCAGACAGCAAAG GTTCGGGTCCTGGAAAAGGCGACGCCAGCGATGATGATGAGAATGAGTTTTTCGATGCATGCGAAGATGTGCAAGAGTTTATCACCATTCCAGCTGACCCCAAATACCACAG GTCCGGCAGCAACGTCAGTGGAATCAGCAGCGAAATAGGAATGGACGATGGGACGACATCG CTGGACGAGCAGTCTTTGGCATCCAATCCGGAGTCTCCTCAATCACAGGAGGTGGAGCCTGTGAGGAAGAGACGAACTCGAATCCCAGACAAACCCAACTACTCGCTCAATCTCTGGAGCATTATGAAGAACTGTATTGGGAAAGAGCTCTCCAAAATCCCAATGCCT GTGAACTTCAACGAGCCCATTTCTATGCTGCAGCGTCTGTCGGAAGACCTGGAATACTCAGAGCTACTCGACCGTGCCGCCAAGTGCCAGAGCTCCCTGGAGCAGATGTGCTACGTGGCTGCATTCACTGTCTCCTCCTACTCTACCACGGTGCACCGCACAGGCAAGCCCTTCAACCCGCTGCTGGGAGAGACCTTTGAGCTGGACCGCCTACAGGAGAGCGGTTACAGGTCTCTCTGTGAACAG GTTAGTCATCATCCTCCAGCAGCAGCGCATCATGTCATCTCTGAGCGAGGCTGGACCCTGAGGCAGGAGATCACTGTGGCTAGCAAGTTCCGGGGCAAATACCTCTCAATCATGCCccttg GGACTATTCATTGTATATTTGAGAAGAGTAACAATCACTATACCTGGAAGAAAGTGACCAccacagtgcataatatcattgTAGGGAAGCTATGGATAGACCAG TCTGGGGAGATAGATGTGATAAACCATAGAACAGGTGATcgctgccaccttaaatttgcTCCATACAGTTACTTCTCCAGAGATGTGGCCAGAAAG GTGACTGGAGTGGTGACGGATAAGGATGGGAAGGCTCACTATGTGCTGTCAGGAACATGGGATGAAAAGATGGAGTGTTCGCGTGTGATGCAGAgcagcagaggaggagagaacGGCATGGAGGGACGTCAGAAAACGGTCTACCAGACGCTCAAAGCCCGTGAGCTGTGGAGGAAAACGCCACTGCC GGAGAGTGCTGAGACCATGTACTATTTCTCATCCCTGGCACTGACCCTGAATGAGCACGAGGAGGGCGTAGCACCCACAGACAGCCGGCGGCGGCCAGACCAGCGGCTGATGGAGCAAGGAATGTGGGACGAAGCCAATGCTGAGAAGCAGCGACTGGAGGAGAAGCAGCGTAGCGTgcgcagggagagagagagggaggctgcCCGACTGGCCAGCACTGCTGAAGAGG GTGTTCCCCAGGACAACTATAAGGCCTTGTGGTttgagcatcatgaagacccaGTAACTGGAGAGCCCACACACATCTATAAAGGGGGATATTGGGAGACCAAGGAGCAAGGCAACTGGGACATCTGCCCTGACATCTTCTGA
- the LOC108434340 gene encoding oxysterol-binding protein 1 isoform X3, translating to MSEPKAPTPTPGDTYKGWLFKWTNYIKGYQRRWFVLSNGLLSYYRTQAEMGHTCRGTINLATANIAVEDSCNFVISNGGAQTYHLKASSEVERQRWITALELAKAKAVRMQAESDDSGDECSTSPPSGGQGIGARNSEVQSTLRTLGSKVEDLSTCNDLIAKHGSALQRSLSELEGVKLGGDTSDKIRQVTERATLFRITSNAMINACRDFLALAQAHSKRWQKALQAEREQRVRLEETLEQLAKQHNHLERAFRGATVLPASQSNPTADSKGSGPGKGDASDDDENEFFDACEDVQEFITIPADPKYHRRSGSNVSGISSEIGMDDGTTSLDEQSLASNPESPQSQEVEPVRKRRTRIPDKPNYSLNLWSIMKNCIGKELSKIPMPVNFNEPISMLQRLSEDLEYSELLDRAAKCQSSLEQMCYVAAFTVSSYSTTVHRTGKPFNPLLGETFELDRLQESGYRSLCEQVSHHPPAAAHHVISERGWTLRQEITVASKFRGKYLSIMPLGTIHCIFEKSNNHYTWKKVTTTVHNIIVGKLWIDQSGEIDVINHRTGDRCHLKFAPYSYFSRDVARKVTGVVTDKDGKAHYVLSGTWDEKMECSRVMQSSRGGENGMEGRQKTVYQTLKARELWRKTPLPESAETMYYFSSLALTLNEHEEGVAPTDSRRRPDQRLMEQGMWDEANAEKQRLEEKQRSVRREREREAARLASTAEEGVPQDNYKALWFEHHEDPVTGEPTHIYKGGYWETKEQGNWDICPDIF from the exons ATGTCGGAGCCCAAGGCGCCCACTCCGACACCGGGGGACACGTACAAAGGCTGGCTCTTCAAGTGGACGAACTACATCAAAGGATACCAAAGACGATGGTTCGTCTTGAGCAACGGTTTACTGTCTTACTACAG GACCCAGGCAGAGATGGGCCACACGTGTCGGGGCACAATAAACCTGGCAACGGCCAACATCGCTGTGGAGGACTCGTGCAACTTTGTCATCTCCAATGGTGGTGCCCAGACATACCACCTGAAGGCCAGCTCAGAGGTGGAGCGCCAGCGCTGGATCACGGCTCTGGAGCTGGCCAAGGCAAAGGCTGTGCGCATGCAGGCTGAGTCAG aTGATTCTGGGGATGAGTGCTCCACCTCCCCACCCTCGGGGGGACAGGGTATAGGGGCACGAAACTCAGAGGTACAGTCCACTCTCCGAACCCTGGGCAGCAAGGTGGAGGACTTGAGCACCTGCAACGACCTCATTGCTAAACACGGTTCAGCACTTCAGAG GTCCTTGTCTGAGCTGGAGGGCGTTAAGCTGGGCGGGGACACAAGCGATAAGATTCGTCAGGTTACAGAAAGAGCCACGCTGTTCCGCATCACCTCCAATGCCATGATCAAT GCCTGCCGGGACTTCCTGGCCTTGGCACAGGCTCACAGCAAGCGCTGGCAGAAGGCTTTACAGGCCGAGAGAGAGCAAAGGGTTCGTTTGGAGGAGACATTGGAGCAGCTCGCCAAGCAGCACAACCACCTAGAGAGAGCTTTCAGAGGAGCCACTGTGCTGCCTGCATCCCAGAGCAATCCCACTGCAGACAGCAAAG GTTCGGGTCCTGGAAAAGGCGACGCCAGCGATGATGATGAGAATGAGTTTTTCGATGCATGCGAAGATGTGCAAGAGTTTATCACCATTCCAGCTGACCCCAAATACCACAG GAGGTCCGGCAGCAACGTCAGTGGAATCAGCAGCGAAATAGGAATGGACGATGGGACGACATCG CTGGACGAGCAGTCTTTGGCATCCAATCCGGAGTCTCCTCAATCACAGGAGGTGGAGCCTGTGAGGAAGAGACGAACTCGAATCCCAGACAAACCCAACTACTCGCTCAATCTCTGGAGCATTATGAAGAACTGTATTGGGAAAGAGCTCTCCAAAATCCCAATGCCT GTGAACTTCAACGAGCCCATTTCTATGCTGCAGCGTCTGTCGGAAGACCTGGAATACTCAGAGCTACTCGACCGTGCCGCCAAGTGCCAGAGCTCCCTGGAGCAGATGTGCTACGTGGCTGCATTCACTGTCTCCTCCTACTCTACCACGGTGCACCGCACAGGCAAGCCCTTCAACCCGCTGCTGGGAGAGACCTTTGAGCTGGACCGCCTACAGGAGAGCGGTTACAGGTCTCTCTGTGAACAG GTTAGTCATCATCCTCCAGCAGCAGCGCATCATGTCATCTCTGAGCGAGGCTGGACCCTGAGGCAGGAGATCACTGTGGCTAGCAAGTTCCGGGGCAAATACCTCTCAATCATGCCccttg GGACTATTCATTGTATATTTGAGAAGAGTAACAATCACTATACCTGGAAGAAAGTGACCAccacagtgcataatatcattgTAGGGAAGCTATGGATAGACCAG TCTGGGGAGATAGATGTGATAAACCATAGAACAGGTGATcgctgccaccttaaatttgcTCCATACAGTTACTTCTCCAGAGATGTGGCCAGAAAG GTGACTGGAGTGGTGACGGATAAGGATGGGAAGGCTCACTATGTGCTGTCAGGAACATGGGATGAAAAGATGGAGTGTTCGCGTGTGATGCAGAgcagcagaggaggagagaacGGCATGGAGGGACGTCAGAAAACGGTCTACCAGACGCTCAAAGCCCGTGAGCTGTGGAGGAAAACGCCACTGCC GGAGAGTGCTGAGACCATGTACTATTTCTCATCCCTGGCACTGACCCTGAATGAGCACGAGGAGGGCGTAGCACCCACAGACAGCCGGCGGCGGCCAGACCAGCGGCTGATGGAGCAAGGAATGTGGGACGAAGCCAATGCTGAGAAGCAGCGACTGGAGGAGAAGCAGCGTAGCGTgcgcagggagagagagagggaggctgcCCGACTGGCCAGCACTGCTGAAGAGG GTGTTCCCCAGGACAACTATAAGGCCTTGTGGTttgagcatcatgaagacccaGTAACTGGAGAGCCCACACACATCTATAAAGGGGGATATTGGGAGACCAAGGAGCAAGGCAACTGGGACATCTGCCCTGACATCTTCTGA
- the LOC108434340 gene encoding oxysterol-binding protein 1 isoform X2, with protein MSEPKAPTPTPGDTYKGWLFKWTNYIKGYQRRWFVLSNGLLSYYRTQAEMGHTCRGTINLATANIAVEDSCNFVISNGGAQTYHLKASSEVERQRWITALELAKAKAVRMQAESDDSGDECSTSPPSGGQGIGARNSEVQSTLRTLGSKVEDLSTCNDLIAKHGSALQRSLSELEGVKLGGDTSDKIRQVTERATLFRITSNAMINACRDFLALAQAHSKRWQKALQAEREQRVRLEETLEQLAKQHNHLERAFRGATVLPASQSNPTADSKGSGPGKGDASDDDENEFFDACEDVQEFITIPADPKYHRSGSNVSGISSEIGMDDGTTSLDEQSLASNPESPQSQEVEPVRKRRTRIPDKPNYSLNLWSIMKNCIGKELSKIPMPVNFNEPISMLQRLSEDLEYSELLDRAAKCQSSLEQMCYVAAFTVSSYSTTVHRTGKPFNPLLGETFELDRLQESGYRSLCEQVSHHPPAAAHHVISERGWTLRQEITVASKFRGKYLSIMPLGTIHCIFEKSNNHYTWKKVTTTVHNIIVGKLWIDQSGEIDVINHRTGDRCHLKFAPYSYFSRDVARKVTGVVTDKDGKAHYVLSGTWDEKMECSRVMQSSRGGENGMEGRQKTVYQTLKARELWRKTPLPESAETMYYFSSLALTLNEHEEGVAPTDSRRRPDQRLMEQGMWDEANAEKQRLEEKQRSVRREREREAARLASTAEEAVIEDSITDSPLKSVPQDNYKALWFEHHEDPVTGEPTHIYKGGYWETKEQGNWDICPDIF; from the exons ATGTCGGAGCCCAAGGCGCCCACTCCGACACCGGGGGACACGTACAAAGGCTGGCTCTTCAAGTGGACGAACTACATCAAAGGATACCAAAGACGATGGTTCGTCTTGAGCAACGGTTTACTGTCTTACTACAG GACCCAGGCAGAGATGGGCCACACGTGTCGGGGCACAATAAACCTGGCAACGGCCAACATCGCTGTGGAGGACTCGTGCAACTTTGTCATCTCCAATGGTGGTGCCCAGACATACCACCTGAAGGCCAGCTCAGAGGTGGAGCGCCAGCGCTGGATCACGGCTCTGGAGCTGGCCAAGGCAAAGGCTGTGCGCATGCAGGCTGAGTCAG aTGATTCTGGGGATGAGTGCTCCACCTCCCCACCCTCGGGGGGACAGGGTATAGGGGCACGAAACTCAGAGGTACAGTCCACTCTCCGAACCCTGGGCAGCAAGGTGGAGGACTTGAGCACCTGCAACGACCTCATTGCTAAACACGGTTCAGCACTTCAGAG GTCCTTGTCTGAGCTGGAGGGCGTTAAGCTGGGCGGGGACACAAGCGATAAGATTCGTCAGGTTACAGAAAGAGCCACGCTGTTCCGCATCACCTCCAATGCCATGATCAAT GCCTGCCGGGACTTCCTGGCCTTGGCACAGGCTCACAGCAAGCGCTGGCAGAAGGCTTTACAGGCCGAGAGAGAGCAAAGGGTTCGTTTGGAGGAGACATTGGAGCAGCTCGCCAAGCAGCACAACCACCTAGAGAGAGCTTTCAGAGGAGCCACTGTGCTGCCTGCATCCCAGAGCAATCCCACTGCAGACAGCAAAG GTTCGGGTCCTGGAAAAGGCGACGCCAGCGATGATGATGAGAATGAGTTTTTCGATGCATGCGAAGATGTGCAAGAGTTTATCACCATTCCAGCTGACCCCAAATACCACAG GTCCGGCAGCAACGTCAGTGGAATCAGCAGCGAAATAGGAATGGACGATGGGACGACATCG CTGGACGAGCAGTCTTTGGCATCCAATCCGGAGTCTCCTCAATCACAGGAGGTGGAGCCTGTGAGGAAGAGACGAACTCGAATCCCAGACAAACCCAACTACTCGCTCAATCTCTGGAGCATTATGAAGAACTGTATTGGGAAAGAGCTCTCCAAAATCCCAATGCCT GTGAACTTCAACGAGCCCATTTCTATGCTGCAGCGTCTGTCGGAAGACCTGGAATACTCAGAGCTACTCGACCGTGCCGCCAAGTGCCAGAGCTCCCTGGAGCAGATGTGCTACGTGGCTGCATTCACTGTCTCCTCCTACTCTACCACGGTGCACCGCACAGGCAAGCCCTTCAACCCGCTGCTGGGAGAGACCTTTGAGCTGGACCGCCTACAGGAGAGCGGTTACAGGTCTCTCTGTGAACAG GTTAGTCATCATCCTCCAGCAGCAGCGCATCATGTCATCTCTGAGCGAGGCTGGACCCTGAGGCAGGAGATCACTGTGGCTAGCAAGTTCCGGGGCAAATACCTCTCAATCATGCCccttg GGACTATTCATTGTATATTTGAGAAGAGTAACAATCACTATACCTGGAAGAAAGTGACCAccacagtgcataatatcattgTAGGGAAGCTATGGATAGACCAG TCTGGGGAGATAGATGTGATAAACCATAGAACAGGTGATcgctgccaccttaaatttgcTCCATACAGTTACTTCTCCAGAGATGTGGCCAGAAAG GTGACTGGAGTGGTGACGGATAAGGATGGGAAGGCTCACTATGTGCTGTCAGGAACATGGGATGAAAAGATGGAGTGTTCGCGTGTGATGCAGAgcagcagaggaggagagaacGGCATGGAGGGACGTCAGAAAACGGTCTACCAGACGCTCAAAGCCCGTGAGCTGTGGAGGAAAACGCCACTGCC GGAGAGTGCTGAGACCATGTACTATTTCTCATCCCTGGCACTGACCCTGAATGAGCACGAGGAGGGCGTAGCACCCACAGACAGCCGGCGGCGGCCAGACCAGCGGCTGATGGAGCAAGGAATGTGGGACGAAGCCAATGCTGAGAAGCAGCGACTGGAGGAGAAGCAGCGTAGCGTgcgcagggagagagagagggaggctgcCCGACTGGCCAGCACTGCTGAAGAGG CTGTCATTGAGGACTCCATAACTGACTCGCCTCTAAAAA GTGTTCCCCAGGACAACTATAAGGCCTTGTGGTttgagcatcatgaagacccaGTAACTGGAGAGCCCACACACATCTATAAAGGGGGATATTGGGAGACCAAGGAGCAAGGCAACTGGGACATCTGCCCTGACATCTTCTGA